One Prevotella melaninogenica DNA window includes the following coding sequences:
- a CDS encoding RsmE family RNA methyltransferase, with protein MKEVRYFFVPNAAVETELPAEEAVHAIRVLRLKEGDEMFLMDGEGCFYKAEVALVSSKKCLYTIKETLKQEPVWRGKIHLAIAPTKDMGRIEWMTEKATEVGFDEISFLDCKFSERKTLRVDRIEKIVISAVKQSRKGWKPVVNPMTPFRRFIENCSNNGRKFICHCYPEIPRADFFTAISQGEQPSSAKDITVLVGPEGDFSIDEVRFALEHGFESVTLGNSRLRTETAGLSAVMMSQLARRV; from the coding sequence ATGAAAGAAGTAAGATATTTTTTTGTCCCTAATGCAGCCGTAGAAACGGAGTTGCCTGCTGAGGAAGCAGTTCATGCAATACGTGTACTTCGGTTGAAGGAAGGCGACGAAATGTTCCTTATGGATGGTGAAGGCTGCTTTTATAAAGCGGAAGTAGCACTGGTATCATCAAAGAAGTGCCTTTATACTATTAAAGAAACGCTGAAACAAGAACCTGTTTGGCGTGGAAAGATTCATCTTGCTATTGCTCCAACAAAAGACATGGGGCGCATAGAATGGATGACAGAAAAGGCTACTGAAGTAGGCTTTGACGAAATCAGCTTCTTAGATTGTAAGTTCTCTGAGCGTAAGACATTGCGTGTTGATCGTATAGAAAAGATTGTCATTTCTGCTGTAAAGCAAAGTCGTAAGGGCTGGAAACCTGTTGTAAATCCGATGACACCTTTTCGTCGTTTCATAGAAAATTGTTCCAACAATGGGCGGAAGTTTATTTGTCATTGTTATCCAGAGATTCCACGCGCAGACTTCTTTACCGCTATCTCACAGGGAGAACAGCCTTCTTCTGCAAAGGATATTACCGTATTGGTAGGTCCAGAAGGCGATTTCTCTATTGATGAAGTACGTTTTGCTTTGGAGCATGGTTTTGAGAGTGTTACATTGGGTAACAGCCGTTTACGCACAGAGACCGCAGGACTTAGTGCCGTTATGATGTCGCAGCTTGCACGTAGAGTGTAA
- a CDS encoding bifunctional nuclease domain-containing protein: protein MSKVQLIYEGVSQIVGGPELGLLVLSDLTHTRQIAIVCDKHMEYELGLRTGEKSVTERLLPEVLCSVNPMMKSEHYEILFNSIIDGQYKALLVNKDDLTLTPIRASDAILLAHVAKLNIFMEEHLFKRQSVDSSVSQNKMALPLNALNFEMLHHALEKAIEDENYELASMLRDEMKNRAKEP, encoded by the coding sequence ATGAGTAAAGTTCAACTTATATATGAAGGTGTCTCACAGATAGTAGGAGGTCCAGAGTTAGGGCTCCTCGTTCTGTCTGATCTTACACACACAAGGCAGATTGCTATTGTGTGTGATAAACATATGGAGTATGAACTTGGCTTGCGAACAGGTGAGAAGTCTGTTACAGAAAGGTTGTTGCCAGAAGTGCTTTGTAGTGTGAATCCAATGATGAAAAGTGAGCACTATGAGATACTCTTTAATTCTATTATTGATGGACAATATAAGGCTCTTTTGGTAAATAAAGATGACTTAACACTTACCCCTATACGTGCTTCTGATGCAATATTATTGGCACATGTGGCAAAGTTGAACATCTTTATGGAAGAGCATTTATTCAAGCGTCAGAGTGTTGATAGCAGTGTAAGTCAGAACAAGATGGCATTACCTTTAAATGCTTTAAACTTTGAGATGTTACATCATGCCTTGGAGAAAGCTATAGAAGATGAGAATTATGAACTTGCTTCTATGCTTAGAGATGAAATGAAGAATAGGGCAAAGGAACCTTGA
- a CDS encoding nucleoside permease → MNLKVRLALMNFLEFAVWGAYLTSMGRYLGNIGIGPEIGYFYSMQGVVSIFMPALMGIVADRWVPAQRLLGFCHLLAGLFMFATAGYGLSVGDHADFSTIFTLYSLSVAFYMPTLALSNSVAYSALSDAGMDTVKAFPPIRVFGTIGFILTMWLVDLLGFQSNQNQFITSGVVSILLFLYTFTLPKCAVNKGTEQKSFVDAFGLRAFALFKEKKMAIFFIFSMLLGVSLQITNSFANPFLFSFGAQPEFVNSFGVQHANILISLSQVSETCCILLIPFFMRHYGIKNVMLIAMFAWVLRFGLFGVGNPGFPGILMFVLSMIVYGVAFDFFNISGSLFVDNSTEPALRSSAQGLFMLMTNGVGATVGTLAAQAVVNAYTHPQTVGSDTLTVGDWQSCWFIFAGYAFVVGVLFAIIFRPKKA, encoded by the coding sequence ATGAATTTGAAGGTACGTTTAGCATTGATGAACTTCTTGGAGTTCGCAGTGTGGGGAGCTTATTTGACCTCTATGGGTCGCTATCTTGGTAATATTGGTATTGGTCCTGAGATTGGCTATTTCTACTCAATGCAAGGTGTAGTGTCAATCTTTATGCCTGCTTTGATGGGTATTGTTGCTGACCGTTGGGTACCTGCTCAGCGTTTATTAGGCTTCTGTCATCTGCTTGCAGGCTTGTTTATGTTTGCCACAGCAGGCTATGGCTTGAGCGTTGGTGACCATGCAGACTTCTCTACCATCTTCACTCTTTATTCGCTTTCTGTTGCCTTCTATATGCCAACATTGGCTCTCTCAAACTCTGTTGCTTATAGTGCTTTGAGTGATGCGGGTATGGATACGGTGAAAGCTTTCCCACCTATCCGCGTGTTCGGTACAATCGGTTTTATCCTTACCATGTGGTTGGTAGACCTCTTAGGCTTCCAAAGCAATCAGAATCAGTTTATTACTTCTGGTGTGGTAAGTATCCTTCTCTTCCTTTATACCTTTACATTACCTAAGTGTGCAGTTAATAAAGGCACTGAACAGAAGAGCTTTGTGGACGCCTTTGGCTTACGTGCTTTCGCCTTATTCAAGGAGAAGAAGATGGCAATCTTCTTTATCTTCTCAATGTTATTGGGTGTAAGTCTTCAGATTACCAATAGTTTTGCCAATCCATTCCTCTTTAGTTTTGGTGCTCAACCAGAGTTTGTAAACTCTTTCGGAGTACAGCATGCTAATATCTTGATTAGTCTTTCACAGGTTAGCGAGACTTGTTGTATCCTTCTGATTCCATTCTTTATGCGTCATTATGGTATTAAGAATGTGATGTTGATAGCTATGTTTGCATGGGTATTGCGCTTTGGTTTGTTTGGAGTTGGTAATCCAGGCTTCCCAGGTATCTTGATGTTCGTACTTTCAATGATTGTCTATGGAGTAGCCTTCGACTTCTTCAATATCTCAGGTTCACTCTTTGTTGATAATAGTACGGAGCCAGCTCTTCGTTCTTCAGCACAAGGTTTGTTCATGTTGATGACCAATGGTGTTGGTGCAACAGTAGGAACATTGGCAGCTCAGGCTGTTGTAAATGCCTATACACATCCACAGACAGTGGGTTCAGACACGTTGACAGTAGGTGATTGGCAGTCTTGTTGGTTCATCTTCGCAGGCTATGCCTTTGTTGTAGGTGTCTTGTTTGCTATTATCTTCCGACCAAAGAAAGCATAA
- a CDS encoding DUF3256 family protein, with product MKKILIIICFLTCWLGVSAQSLREVWIEMPDSILPYLSKSQRTELADYVEMKAEPAVLSTFGDSVRIERMTNNYLLLKANEATRLEIKLLDNNTLALVQTWMAPAAESKLSLFNLQWQPKEVVVDYKANIVKPESMSDEDFADLKTLMFPRLKEYRLSADNNSLSVSWNYPLLSKKDVKRVTEILKSQVLNWTGKDFR from the coding sequence ATGAAAAAGATATTGATAATTATATGTTTCCTTACTTGTTGGTTGGGTGTTTCTGCCCAAAGTCTGCGTGAGGTATGGATAGAAATGCCTGATAGTATACTGCCTTATTTGAGCAAGAGCCAGCGTACAGAGCTGGCTGACTATGTTGAAATGAAGGCAGAACCAGCCGTCTTGAGTACTTTTGGTGATTCTGTTCGGATTGAACGCATGACCAATAACTATCTTTTATTGAAGGCAAACGAGGCAACACGATTGGAAATCAAGCTGTTGGATAATAACACGTTGGCTTTAGTTCAGACATGGATGGCACCTGCTGCAGAGAGTAAGTTGAGTCTTTTCAACCTACAATGGCAACCTAAAGAGGTAGTTGTAGACTATAAAGCAAATATTGTAAAACCCGAATCAATGAGCGATGAAGACTTTGCTGATTTGAAAACATTGATGTTTCCTCGCCTAAAAGAATATCGATTGTCAGCAGATAACAACTCATTGTCAGTAAGTTGGAACTATCCATTGCTTTCTAAGAAGGATGTCAAGCGTGTCACAGAGATATTAAAGTCGCAGGTACTTAACTGGACAGGAAAAGATTTTCGATAG
- a CDS encoding zinc ribbon domain-containing protein: protein MKCRNCNNEVSEKDKNCPYCNTPLNNNDTDNRPTLGRGMVAFIILGTIFLVAFGFYYYGQHKNDPEYTQTAIEPDSNLADNNKAKFDTVVKDTTANDSTQKQEEEQAEKVFNSIRRSHRSSRKSSSNDASSGSSDNQNSTSEPSSNEPQPIAPSVSKPRVESIETD, encoded by the coding sequence ATGAAATGTCGTAATTGTAATAATGAGGTGAGTGAGAAGGATAAGAATTGTCCTTACTGCAATACTCCATTGAATAATAATGATACAGACAACAGACCAACCTTAGGGCGCGGTATGGTTGCTTTTATTATTCTTGGAACAATTTTCCTTGTTGCCTTTGGATTCTATTATTACGGTCAACATAAGAACGATCCAGAGTATACACAGACTGCTATTGAACCAGATTCAAACTTAGCAGACAACAATAAGGCTAAGTTCGACACAGTTGTTAAGGACACAACAGCCAACGATTCTACCCAGAAACAGGAAGAAGAACAGGCTGAGAAGGTATTCAACAGTATTCGTAGAAGTCATCGTTCAAGTCGCAAGAGTAGTAGCAACGACGCTTCTTCAGGCAGTTCTGACAATCAGAACAGCACCTCCGAGCCTTCTTCTAATGAGCCACAACCTATTGCTCCATCGGTTTCCAAACCACGTGTTGAGTCTATTGAAACAGATTAA
- the tsaA gene encoding tRNA (N6-threonylcarbamoyladenosine(37)-N6)-methyltransferase TrmO: MKEIRPIAFFRSPLTSKFGIPRQSGLADNLVGKIVFEPQYQREEALRGLEDFDYLWLIWGFSANKSTDEGKLTVRPPRLGGNERLGVFATRSPFRPNGLGLSSVRIKRIVDGVIEVVGADLMDGTPIYDVKPYISYVDSHPEARGGFTDKKEWKLLSVVIAEEYSKLFDVEELAALKEVLSQDPRPQYQHDAARVYGMPFAGKDVKFRVEGDVLEVVGID, encoded by the coding sequence ATGAAAGAGATTAGACCTATTGCTTTTTTCCGTTCTCCCTTGACGTCAAAGTTTGGTATTCCTCGGCAAAGTGGACTGGCTGACAATCTGGTGGGTAAGATTGTGTTTGAGCCTCAATACCAACGTGAGGAGGCATTGCGTGGACTGGAAGACTTTGATTACCTGTGGTTAATTTGGGGCTTTTCTGCGAATAAGTCTACTGATGAGGGCAAACTGACTGTTCGTCCTCCGCGGTTGGGTGGGAATGAGCGTTTAGGCGTGTTTGCCACACGTTCGCCCTTTCGTCCAAATGGTCTTGGGCTGTCTTCTGTCCGTATTAAACGAATAGTGGATGGAGTGATTGAAGTTGTTGGGGCTGATTTGATGGACGGTACACCTATTTATGATGTAAAACCTTATATCTCTTACGTCGATAGTCACCCAGAGGCAAGGGGTGGTTTTACTGATAAGAAAGAGTGGAAATTATTGTCTGTTGTTATTGCAGAGGAGTATTCTAAGTTGTTTGATGTAGAGGAACTTGCAGCCTTGAAGGAGGTTCTTTCGCAAGATCCACGCCCACAATATCAACATGATGCAGCACGTGTTTATGGTATGCCTTTCGCAGGGAAGGATGTGAAGTTTAGGGTTGAAGGAGATGTGTTAGAGGTTGTTGGGATTGATTAG
- a CDS encoding OPT family oligopeptide transporter, whose amino-acid sequence MENNQNQNIDLPENAFRELKDGEEYKPVMSPQETYREVSPWSITWGILMAVLFSAAAAYLGLKVGQVFEAAIPIAIIAIGVSSATKRKNALGENVIIQSIGACSGAVVAGGIFVMPAIYMLELEADFFNIFIAAALGGVLGILFLIPFRKYFVKDQHGKYPFPEATATTQVLVSGEKGGSQAKPLLLAGLVGGLYDFTVATFGWWNENVTSRMIGFGETIADKAKLVFKVNTGAAVLGLGYIIGLKYAFIICVGSLTVWWLIVPGMALIFPDTVLNQWDPSITTAVGQMAPEVIFKSYARSIGIGGIAMSGIIGIIKSWGIIKSAVGLAAREMKGKGSGQEEILRTQRDISFKIIAFGSIATLIITFLFFYFGVMDFNLLHAVVGILLVAIIAFLFTTVAANAIAIVGSNPVSGMTLMTLILASVVMVAVGLKGNAGMLAALLMGGVVCTALSMAGSFITDLKIGYWLGTTPKKQETWKFLGTIISAATVAGVMIVLDKTYGFNSGKLAAPQANAMAAVIKPLMSGQGAPWVLYGIGAVIALILDRCKVPALAFALGMFIPLELNIPLLVGGAVNWYVTTRSKDEAVNKTRGDKGTLLASGFIAGGALMGVVSALLKFGGIEFDYSSWWENHLSELLSLVAYAALILYFILATKLSKKELADQN is encoded by the coding sequence ATGGAAAATAACCAGAATCAAAACATTGACCTTCCTGAGAATGCCTTTAGGGAGTTGAAAGATGGCGAAGAGTATAAGCCAGTCATGTCTCCACAAGAGACCTATCGTGAAGTAAGCCCATGGTCTATCACTTGGGGTATTCTCATGGCAGTTCTCTTCTCTGCTGCCGCAGCTTATCTTGGTTTGAAAGTTGGACAAGTATTTGAGGCTGCAATCCCAATTGCCATTATTGCTATTGGAGTATCATCTGCCACAAAGCGTAAGAACGCATTAGGCGAGAATGTCATTATCCAGAGTATCGGAGCCTGTTCAGGTGCTGTTGTTGCGGGAGGTATCTTCGTTATGCCAGCGATCTATATGCTTGAGTTGGAAGCCGACTTCTTCAATATCTTCATTGCAGCTGCTTTAGGCGGTGTCTTGGGTATTCTCTTTTTGATTCCTTTCCGTAAATACTTTGTTAAGGACCAGCATGGTAAATATCCTTTCCCTGAAGCAACGGCTACCACACAGGTACTCGTGAGTGGCGAGAAAGGTGGAAGTCAGGCAAAACCTCTTCTCCTCGCTGGTCTTGTAGGTGGACTCTATGACTTCACAGTTGCCACTTTTGGATGGTGGAATGAGAATGTAACGAGTCGTATGATTGGCTTTGGCGAGACGATAGCAGACAAAGCTAAACTCGTTTTCAAGGTTAATACAGGCGCAGCCGTCCTCGGTCTTGGTTATATCATCGGTCTGAAATATGCCTTCATTATCTGTGTTGGTTCGCTGACAGTATGGTGGCTTATCGTACCAGGTATGGCACTCATCTTCCCAGACACCGTACTGAACCAATGGGACCCGTCAATCACTACAGCCGTAGGACAGATGGCACCAGAAGTTATCTTTAAGTCATACGCTCGTTCAATCGGTATCGGTGGCATTGCGATGTCAGGTATCATCGGTATCATCAAGTCATGGGGTATCATCAAGAGTGCGGTTGGTTTGGCTGCACGCGAGATGAAAGGTAAAGGCAGTGGACAGGAAGAAATCCTCCGTACACAGCGTGATATTTCCTTTAAGATTATTGCTTTCGGAAGTATTGCCACGCTCATCATCACCTTCCTGTTCTTCTATTTTGGTGTGATGGACTTCAACCTGCTGCATGCAGTTGTGGGTATTCTTCTCGTTGCCATCATTGCCTTCCTCTTCACAACTGTTGCTGCTAACGCCATTGCGATTGTAGGAAGCAATCCAGTATCTGGTATGACATTGATGACCCTCATCCTTGCGTCTGTCGTTATGGTAGCAGTTGGACTGAAGGGTAACGCTGGTATGTTGGCAGCCCTTTTGATGGGTGGCGTTGTTTGTACAGCGCTTTCTATGGCAGGTTCATTTATCACCGACTTGAAGATTGGCTATTGGCTCGGCACAACTCCTAAGAAGCAGGAAACATGGAAGTTCCTTGGTACGATTATCTCAGCTGCAACAGTAGCGGGTGTGATGATTGTCTTGGATAAGACATATGGCTTCAACTCTGGCAAGTTGGCTGCACCACAGGCAAACGCAATGGCAGCTGTTATCAAACCATTGATGAGTGGACAAGGTGCACCTTGGGTTCTCTATGGCATTGGTGCAGTTATCGCACTCATCCTCGACCGTTGCAAGGTTCCTGCTTTAGCTTTCGCTTTGGGTATGTTCATTCCTTTAGAGTTGAATATTCCTCTCTTGGTGGGTGGTGCTGTAAACTGGTATGTAACCACTCGTTCTAAAGATGAAGCAGTCAACAAGACACGTGGCGATAAGGGTACCCTCTTAGCATCAGGCTTCATTGCTGGTGGTGCGTTGATGGGTGTCGTTTCTGCCCTACTGAAGTTTGGTGGTATCGAGTTCGATTACTCATCATGGTGGGAGAATCATCTTTCAGAACTTCTCTCACTTGTGGCTTACGCTGCTTTGATTCTCTACTTCATTCTTGCAACCAAGCTTAGCAAAAAGGAGTTAGCAGACCAAAACTAA
- a CDS encoding helix-turn-helix transcriptional regulator encodes MKNIIIADNQDITQAGMAYVLSKRDNISCRVARDKSELILLLSDWPEAVVILDYTLFDISSESDLLNIGQRFPLAHLILWSEELSVDFIRSLVNASNRISVLMKDAKMSEIEQCLDYVLQGQRFLSQHATNMILAPTALVDKEIVALTKTETEILKEIALGATTREIAEKRFSSFHTVNTHRKNIFRKLGVNNVHEAIRYAMRSGLVDAAEYYI; translated from the coding sequence ATGAAGAATATTATCATCGCAGATAATCAAGATATCACACAGGCTGGAATGGCTTATGTGCTTTCTAAAAGGGATAATATATCTTGCCGCGTGGCAAGGGATAAGTCTGAGTTGATTCTTCTTTTAAGCGATTGGCCCGAAGCGGTTGTGATATTAGATTATACCTTGTTTGATATTTCCAGTGAGTCAGATCTACTGAATATAGGACAGCGTTTTCCGCTTGCTCATCTCATATTGTGGAGTGAGGAGTTGAGTGTCGACTTCATTCGCAGCCTTGTTAATGCAAGCAATCGGATTAGTGTGCTTATGAAGGACGCCAAGATGTCTGAAATAGAACAATGTCTTGACTATGTGTTGCAGGGGCAACGTTTCCTTTCTCAGCACGCTACTAACATGATTTTGGCCCCTACTGCGTTAGTTGATAAGGAGATTGTCGCGTTGACAAAAACAGAGACAGAGATTCTTAAAGAGATTGCTTTAGGTGCTACGACACGTGAGATTGCTGAGAAACGTTTTTCTTCTTTCCACACGGTCAACACACATAGAAAGAACATCTTTCGTAAGTTGGGGGTGAATAATGTTCATGAAGCTATCCGCTATGCGATGCGTTCGGGATTAGTAGATGCTGCAGAATATTACATTTAA
- a CDS encoding alkaline phosphatase family protein: MKKLLFLVAGLLIAAAANAQIQRPKLVVGLVVDQMRWDYLYYYNNEYGNDGLKRLLNQGFSFENTHINYAPTVTAIGHSSVYTGSIPAFTGIAGNSFYQDDKSVYCCEDNTVKSVGSDSKEGQMSPHRMLTSTIGDELQVATDFRSKVIGVALKDRASILPAGHAADAAYWWDTSAGRFVSSTFYMDKLPQWVEDFNAKNHTDPNFDIKGSPQGVTMTFKMAEAALKNEKLGKGKETDMLTVSISSTDIIGHRFSTRGKENREVYMQLDKDLAWFLKVLDKEVGEGNYLLFLTADHGAAHNYNYMHEHHIPAGGWDYKQTVKDLNTYLQGKFGISPVMGEDNYQFYFNDSTIAAAGKKKQEIIDESVEWLKKDPQFLYVFDEEKISETTMPNWIKERMQNGYFRGRSGEIGVVTRPQFFGGKDRPDFRGTQHGQPFPYDTHIPFLLFGWNVKHGASNMETHIVDIAPTVCAMLHIQMPDGCVGKARNQF, encoded by the coding sequence ATGAAAAAACTGCTTTTTCTTGTAGCTGGATTGCTGATTGCAGCAGCAGCGAATGCGCAGATACAACGACCAAAGTTGGTGGTTGGTCTTGTTGTCGACCAAATGCGTTGGGATTATCTTTACTATTATAATAATGAATATGGTAATGATGGCTTAAAAAGATTGCTCAACCAAGGTTTCTCTTTTGAGAATACACATATCAACTATGCGCCAACAGTGACTGCAATCGGACATAGTTCTGTTTATACGGGCTCTATTCCTGCCTTCACTGGTATTGCTGGTAATTCTTTCTATCAAGACGATAAGAGTGTTTACTGCTGCGAAGATAATACCGTGAAGAGTGTTGGTTCTGATAGTAAAGAAGGTCAGATGAGCCCTCACCGTATGCTTACATCCACCATTGGTGACGAGCTTCAAGTTGCAACAGACTTCCGTTCAAAGGTGATTGGTGTAGCATTGAAAGACCGCGCATCAATCCTTCCTGCTGGTCATGCAGCCGATGCCGCTTACTGGTGGGACACTTCAGCAGGTCGCTTTGTATCTTCTACCTTCTACATGGATAAACTTCCACAGTGGGTTGAGGACTTTAATGCAAAGAATCACACAGACCCTAATTTTGATATCAAGGGTTCTCCACAGGGCGTTACTATGACTTTCAAGATGGCTGAGGCTGCATTGAAGAATGAGAAACTCGGTAAAGGGAAAGAAACAGACATGCTTACAGTGAGTATCTCATCAACAGATATCATCGGACATAGATTCTCTACACGTGGAAAGGAGAATCGCGAAGTTTACATGCAGTTAGACAAAGACTTGGCATGGTTCCTTAAGGTGCTTGATAAAGAGGTGGGTGAAGGCAACTATCTGCTCTTCCTTACAGCCGACCATGGTGCTGCTCACAACTATAACTACATGCATGAGCACCACATTCCAGCAGGCGGATGGGATTATAAGCAGACTGTTAAAGACCTCAATACCTATCTGCAAGGAAAGTTTGGTATCAGTCCTGTAATGGGTGAAGACAACTACCAATTCTACTTTAATGACTCTACTATCGCTGCTGCTGGTAAGAAGAAGCAGGAGATTATAGATGAGTCTGTAGAGTGGTTGAAGAAAGATCCACAGTTCCTCTACGTCTTTGACGAGGAGAAAATAAGCGAGACAACAATGCCTAATTGGATAAAGGAGCGTATGCAGAATGGTTATTTCCGTGGCCGTTCAGGTGAGATTGGTGTTGTAACACGTCCACAATTCTTCGGTGGTAAGGACAGACCTGACTTCCGTGGAACACAACATGGACAACCATTCCCATACGACACACACATTCCTTTCCTCCTCTTTGGATGGAACGTGAAGCATGGTGCAAGTAATATGGAGACACATATCGTAGATATCGCACCAACCGTATGCGCGATGTTACATATCCAGATGCCAGATGGTTGTGTAGGTAAGGCAAGAAATCAATTCTAA
- a CDS encoding deoxynucleoside kinase — MHIAIAGNIGSGKTTLTTMLAKRYGWKPRFESVDYNPYLEDYYKDIKRWSFPMEVFFLKERFKDLLEISRSDESVVQDRSIYEGVYVFTENNYAMGNLDDRDYETYMELFEDMTDAVQFPDLMIYLRASVSHLVSNIEKRGREYEQKMPLDYLENLNKRYEEFIKEKYKGRVLTIDVDNLDYQHRPKDFGFITDKIDRELFGLF, encoded by the coding sequence ATGCACATTGCAATTGCAGGAAATATAGGTAGCGGTAAGACAACACTCACAACAATGCTTGCCAAACGCTATGGTTGGAAGCCAAGATTTGAGTCTGTTGACTATAATCCCTACTTAGAAGATTATTATAAGGACATTAAGCGTTGGTCGTTCCCTATGGAAGTATTCTTCCTAAAGGAGCGTTTTAAGGACTTGCTTGAGATAAGTCGGAGTGATGAGTCAGTAGTACAAGACCGCTCTATCTATGAAGGTGTCTACGTGTTTACGGAAAACAACTATGCCATGGGTAATCTTGATGATCGTGACTATGAGACTTATATGGAGCTATTTGAGGACATGACAGATGCTGTTCAGTTCCCTGACCTGATGATTTATCTTCGTGCTTCGGTCAGTCACCTTGTTTCTAACATTGAGAAACGTGGACGAGAGTATGAACAGAAGATGCCTTTGGACTATCTTGAGAACCTCAATAAACGCTATGAAGAGTTTATCAAAGAGAAGTATAAAGGGCGTGTTCTGACGATAGATGTCGACAACCTCGATTATCAACATCGCCCAAAAGACTTTGGTTTCATTACTGATAAGATAGACAGAGAGCTCTTTGGCTTATTCTAA
- a CDS encoding deoxynucleoside kinase — MHIAIAGNIGAGKTTLTKMLAKRYGWTAHFEPVDNNPYLEDYYNDMTRWSFNLQIYFLNKRFRDVVEISQSKDTIIQDRTIFEDARIFAPNLYDMGLMSERDFNNYTDLFDLMLSLVKLPDLMIYIRCSIPRLIDHIQQRGRDYEQTMRIDYLRGLNERYEEWIKTYKGHLMIVDGDTTDFQDNPQDFKRVTDMIDDRLFGLFPME, encoded by the coding sequence ATGCATATAGCAATCGCAGGAAATATTGGAGCAGGCAAGACAACACTCACCAAAATGCTCGCGAAACGTTACGGATGGACAGCTCATTTCGAGCCAGTCGACAACAATCCGTACTTGGAAGACTATTATAATGACATGACTCGTTGGTCGTTCAATCTGCAAATTTACTTCCTCAACAAGCGTTTTCGTGATGTTGTAGAGATCTCACAATCAAAGGATACGATTATCCAAGACCGTACTATCTTCGAGGATGCACGTATCTTTGCACCGAATCTCTATGATATGGGATTGATGTCAGAGCGTGATTTCAACAACTACACCGACCTCTTCGACTTGATGCTCTCATTAGTTAAACTGCCAGACTTAATGATTTACATCCGTTGTTCTATCCCACGTCTCATCGATCACATACAACAACGTGGCCGTGACTACGAACAAACAATGCGTATTGACTACCTCCGTGGTCTCAACGAGCGTTATGAGGAATGGATTAAGACCTACAAAGGACATCTGATGATTGTCGATGGTGACACAACTGACTTCCAAGACAACCCACAAGACTTCAAACGTGTCACAGATATGATTGATGACCGACTCTTTGGCTTATTCCCAATGGAATAA
- the trxB gene encoding thioredoxin-disulfide reductase yields the protein MEKVKTLIIGSGPAGYTAAIYAGRANLQPVLYSGLQPGGQLTTTTIVENFPGFHEGIDANQLMSEMREQAKLYGADLRDGSIVKADLSSRPFHLEDERGNQIEAETVIIATGASAKYLGLPDEEKYRGQGVSACATCDGFFYRKRTVAVVGGGDTACEEAMYLSGLAKKVYMIVRKPQLRAAEIMRKRVTEKENIEILYNTNTLGLFGEDGVEGAHLVRFKGEENEEKFDINIDGFFLAIGHTPNTDLFKGQVEMDDHGFIITKPKSTATNIEGVFAAGDVADPTYRQGVVAAGTGAMAAIEVDRFLQKL from the coding sequence ATGGAAAAAGTAAAAACCCTTATAATTGGTAGCGGCCCTGCAGGTTACACTGCTGCGATTTATGCTGGACGTGCTAATCTTCAGCCAGTACTCTATTCTGGTCTGCAGCCAGGTGGTCAGTTGACCACCACAACCATTGTAGAAAACTTCCCAGGTTTCCACGAAGGAATCGATGCTAACCAACTCATGTCAGAGATGCGTGAGCAGGCTAAGCTCTATGGTGCTGACCTTCGCGATGGTTCTATCGTAAAGGCAGACCTCAGCAGTCGTCCATTCCACCTCGAAGATGAGCGTGGCAACCAGATTGAAGCTGAGACAGTAATCATCGCAACAGGTGCAAGTGCAAAGTACTTGGGCTTACCTGATGAGGAGAAATACCGTGGTCAGGGTGTGAGTGCATGTGCTACTTGCGACGGTTTCTTCTATCGTAAGCGCACCGTAGCCGTTGTTGGTGGTGGTGACACTGCTTGCGAAGAGGCTATGTATCTCTCAGGTTTGGCAAAGAAGGTCTACATGATTGTACGTAAACCTCAGTTGCGTGCAGCAGAGATTATGCGTAAGCGTGTGACAGAGAAGGAGAATATTGAGATTCTTTACAATACCAACACACTCGGTCTCTTTGGTGAAGACGGTGTAGAGGGAGCACATTTGGTACGCTTCAAGGGTGAGGAGAACGAGGAGAAATTCGATATCAACATCGATGGTTTCTTCTTGGCTATTGGTCACACTCCTAACACCGACCTCTTCAAAGGTCAGGTAGAGATGGACGATCACGGCTTTATCATCACCAAACCAAAGTCTACAGCAACCAATATCGAGGGTGTTTTTGCTGCGGGTGACGTGGCAGACCCAACCTATCGTCAGGGTGTCGTAGCAGCTGGTACAGGTGCAATGGCAGCTATTGAGGTTGACCGTTTCTTGCAGAAGCTGTAA